The DNA segment GGCTGACGGGCCCTCGAGGTTCGCGCATCCGCGGGAGACGTGGCTAGTGTCTGCGAGCATGGACCTGATCCTGTTTGGTCCCCCTGGCGCAGGCAAGGGGACCCAGGCCCATAGGCTCTCGAAATTGCTCGGTATCCCTTCGATTTCCACCGGTGACCTCATGCGCGCCGAGCGCGCTGGGGAAAGTGATCTCGGCAAGAAGTTCGACTCCTACATGTCGCAGGGCCTGCTCGTGCCAGACACCCTCGTGGTCGAGCTGCTCGAAGGCCGCCTCGGCCGAGCCGACGCGGCAGGGGGTGCGATCTTCGACGGGTACCCAAGGACGCTACCCCAAGCCTTGGCGTTGGACGAGCTCTTGGCTTCGGCCGACCGAGCTATCCAGCATGTGGTATCCATCGACATCGAGCTCGACGAGATGCTCGAGCGGATCACCGGGCGCCGTGCATGTCAGGCCACTGGACAAATCTTTCATCTACGCTACAATCCGCCCCCCGCGGATTTCCAAGGTACTCTGGTCCAGCGTCCGGATGACACCGAAGCCGTCGTGCGTAAACGTTACGAGGAGTACACAAGAAAGACGGCTCCGCTCAAGGAGCATTATGGCGACCGCGGGCTGTTGCGTGCAGTCGACGGCGTAGGTGCACTGGATCAGGTGGCCGCACGTATTCGTACGGCGATAGGGTGGACCAGCGGTTGTCGCGGAGGGCCAGCGGTTTGACACAGAGTCCAATGCAGGTCCTGGAACCGAACCACGGGCGCATCGGTGCCGGCGCCGAACGGCACTCGGTGCCAAGCGCCAAACGACAAGGACGAGGCAGGAGATGAAAGTACGACCCAGCGTCAAGAAAATCTGCAACAAGTGCAAGATCATAAAGCGGAAAGGCGTCGTACGCGTCCTGTGCTCCAATCCGCGACACAAGCAACGTCAAGGTTAGAAAGACATGGCACGCATAGCAGGCGTGGATATCCCCGCTCGC comes from the Pseudomonadota bacterium genome and includes:
- a CDS encoding adenylate kinase produces the protein MDLILFGPPGAGKGTQAHRLSKLLGIPSISTGDLMRAERAGESDLGKKFDSYMSQGLLVPDTLVVELLEGRLGRADAAGGAIFDGYPRTLPQALALDELLASADRAIQHVVSIDIELDEMLERITGRRACQATGQIFHLRYNPPPADFQGTLVQRPDDTEAVVRKRYEEYTRKTAPLKEHYGDRGLLRAVDGVGALDQVAARIRTAIGWTSGCRGGPAV
- the rpmJ gene encoding 50S ribosomal protein L36: MKVRPSVKKICNKCKIIKRKGVVRVLCSNPRHKQRQG